Proteins from a genomic interval of Oceanispirochaeta crateris:
- the trxA gene encoding thioredoxin: protein MSEVIITDETFEQEVLKSEIPVLIDFWAEWCVPCKMLSPLVAEIAEEYAGKLKVCKANVDDAPEFSGRYNIQSIPTLMVFNKGEIVKQNVGVIPRDTIEEMFKSLL from the coding sequence ATGTCAGAAGTAATTATTACTGATGAGACATTCGAGCAGGAAGTATTGAAATCAGAAATTCCGGTTCTTATCGATTTCTGGGCAGAATGGTGTGTTCCCTGTAAGATGCTTAGCCCCCTTGTGGCTGAGATTGCCGAAGAATATGCGGGTAAACTCAAGGTTTGTAAAGCCAATGTAGATGATGCCCCCGAATTCTCAGGACGGTATAATATACAAAGCATTCCCACCCTGATGGTCTTTAATAAGGGTGAAATTGTTAAGCAAAATGTTGGTGTTATACCCCGGGATACTATCGAAGAAATGTTCAAAAGCCTTCTCTGA
- a CDS encoding Ig-like domain-containing protein, with translation MNQGIIPARYGFMKHRKMEKRKTCRTYGLLTLLFSIGCSACSLQCKEEFLLEPDLSPPRLLEIYPTDSPQVSILFDEPVKAQNETITLDSGDPALLTVKDEKTLTLVPQKSLIPGRQYKASISVEDLGGNSCRFVLLFWGWNPRVPDLLINEFNPEGSDSNPDCIELYARSEGNTAGMCLYYGTRRFYEYRYVFPDLELNEGDYVIIHCRREFLTQEISENMDMTASGGKLSSDEAWDLWFPEDSGLSGANGILTLYNAPDGVLLDGVVYSDRDPDPENDYLGWTSRTFDAAADLYESGAWEFSNESISPKEAIPSHYTTATRSLCRNSTSFDSNSNADWHTVPTSSKSFGGVNTDEEFVPSS, from the coding sequence TTGAATCAGGGCATCATTCCTGCCCGTTATGGTTTCATGAAACACCGCAAGATGGAAAAAAGGAAAACATGCAGGACCTATGGACTTTTAACCCTGCTCTTCTCCATTGGGTGCTCGGCCTGTTCTCTTCAATGTAAAGAAGAATTTCTACTGGAACCGGACCTTTCCCCTCCCCGACTTCTTGAAATTTATCCCACTGACAGTCCTCAGGTCTCGATCCTCTTCGATGAGCCGGTGAAGGCCCAAAATGAAACGATTACACTGGATTCGGGAGACCCGGCTTTGCTGACCGTCAAAGATGAAAAGACACTGACCTTAGTCCCCCAAAAGTCCCTCATACCGGGCAGACAATATAAGGCATCCATAAGCGTGGAAGATCTCGGAGGCAACAGCTGCCGATTTGTCCTTCTCTTCTGGGGATGGAATCCCCGTGTTCCCGACCTTCTGATCAACGAATTTAATCCTGAAGGCTCTGACAGCAACCCCGACTGCATCGAACTCTATGCCCGTTCAGAGGGGAATACCGCCGGTATGTGCCTGTACTACGGAACTCGAAGATTTTACGAATACCGCTATGTTTTTCCGGATTTGGAATTAAATGAAGGGGATTATGTGATAATCCACTGCCGTCGTGAATTTCTGACTCAGGAGATCTCCGAAAATATGGATATGACTGCTTCGGGAGGAAAGCTCAGTTCTGATGAAGCCTGGGACCTCTGGTTCCCTGAAGATTCGGGCCTTTCGGGTGCGAACGGCATCCTGACGCTATACAACGCCCCGGATGGTGTGCTTCTAGATGGTGTTGTGTACTCGGATCGGGACCCCGACCCGGAAAATGATTATTTAGGCTGGACCAGCCGAACCTTTGACGCAGCTGCCGACCTCTATGAATCGGGAGCCTGGGAGTTTAGCAATGAATCCATCTCCCCAAAAGAAGCCATTCCCTCCCACTATACGACCGCAACCAGGTCCTTATGCAGAAACAGTACTTCATTTGACTCAAACAGTAATGCTGACTGGCACACAGTACCAACCAGCTCAAAAAGTTTTGGAGGGGTCAATACAGACGAAGAGTTTGTCCCTTCGTCGTAA
- a CDS encoding vWA domain-containing protein — translation MRKGIAVFTFLFTAALAVLSSQELTIEPGDVYIDMVAGEGFHLWVRQKPGMNSILLTESTADPEKLRDSFALRAYEYNDINGDEPRMLNGELLPKDRNMFYLIDSSPEYNELIEDMAFHIYVPLQLTYGYAWSREGQLDIRQGTWLNIRAFSKAYADYSGVYSDNPFILSTRIKELPPAVIPEVADKELEDIMEEAALMTGGEFIRADDGDDAVDKIGRIITSVESGSIDIVLVVDSTVSMKNDINFIQKKLVPLVKTHIEGFESFRIGIVLYRDYKEAYLTKEIPFQTDMDKVQWHLDRITVSGGRDIPEAVYEGIFSGISNYEWTADHRIIIQVGDAPPHEEPVGEITKEMVYLEAADLGISIYPILLPSEY, via the coding sequence ATGAGAAAAGGTATAGCTGTTTTTACATTCTTGTTCACTGCTGCCCTGGCCGTCCTGTCTTCTCAGGAATTGACCATTGAGCCGGGTGATGTTTATATCGATATGGTGGCAGGTGAAGGATTTCACCTTTGGGTCAGGCAAAAACCGGGCATGAATTCTATACTCCTGACAGAATCTACGGCGGATCCGGAAAAACTGAGAGATTCCTTTGCTCTTAGGGCCTATGAGTATAACGATATTAATGGGGACGAACCTAGGATGCTGAATGGCGAGCTGCTCCCCAAGGATAGAAATATGTTCTATCTCATCGATTCCAGCCCTGAATATAATGAACTCATAGAGGACATGGCTTTTCATATCTATGTCCCTCTTCAGCTGACTTATGGGTACGCATGGAGCCGTGAAGGCCAATTAGATATCCGTCAGGGGACCTGGCTCAACATCCGTGCCTTTTCCAAGGCTTATGCTGATTATTCAGGTGTTTATAGTGATAATCCTTTTATCCTTTCAACAAGGATCAAAGAGCTCCCCCCTGCGGTGATTCCCGAAGTGGCGGATAAAGAGCTGGAAGACATCATGGAAGAAGCTGCCCTTATGACAGGGGGGGAATTTATCCGTGCCGATGACGGTGATGATGCCGTCGATAAAATCGGCCGTATCATTACCTCCGTGGAAAGCGGTAGCATCGATATTGTTCTTGTGGTGGATTCCACGGTCAGCATGAAAAATGACATCAATTTTATTCAGAAGAAACTTGTCCCTCTGGTGAAGACTCATATTGAGGGGTTTGAATCCTTCCGGATCGGAATTGTTCTATACCGGGATTACAAAGAAGCCTATTTGACAAAAGAAATACCCTTTCAAACAGATATGGATAAGGTGCAGTGGCATCTTGATCGGATCACTGTTTCCGGGGGACGAGATATTCCAGAAGCGGTTTATGAGGGAATCTTCAGCGGCATTTCCAATTATGAATGGACCGCAGATCACCGTATCATCATCCAGGTGGGTGATGCTCCTCCTCATGAGGAGCCTGTAGGAGAAATTACCAAGGAAATGGTGTACCTGGAAGCGGCTGATCTCGGGATCTCCATTTACCCCATTCTTCTTCCTTCGGAGTATTAA
- a CDS encoding DUF554 domain-containing protein: MIATVINALAVLFGSLLGLVLKGRIHDKYEQTVFTALGIFTFVLGMTMAQEPCNALYMVFSLVLGGLLGTWIGVEDMVLRFGEWMKSKLPSSMGKGQFALGFLDASVLFCVGAMTIVGSFKAGIDKDYQLLLLKSVMDGSVAVLLSAVMGVGVAFSAVSVLVVQGALTILSTYVAPYVEQPMIDAVSAVGGLLVIMIGINLLHLKKIKTANFMPALFLVILFQLADPWLVRFTG, from the coding sequence ATGATCGCAACAGTCATTAATGCCCTAGCCGTTCTCTTCGGCTCACTCCTCGGCCTTGTTCTCAAGGGCAGAATTCATGATAAGTATGAGCAGACAGTCTTTACTGCTCTGGGCATCTTTACCTTCGTTTTGGGAATGACAATGGCACAAGAGCCATGCAATGCCCTTTACATGGTCTTTTCTCTCGTTTTGGGGGGGCTTCTCGGTACCTGGATTGGTGTTGAAGACATGGTTTTGCGTTTTGGTGAATGGATGAAGTCCAAGCTTCCAAGTTCAATGGGAAAAGGACAGTTCGCTCTTGGGTTTTTAGATGCTAGTGTCCTGTTTTGTGTGGGGGCCATGACCATTGTGGGCTCTTTCAAAGCAGGAATTGATAAAGACTATCAGCTGCTGCTGCTCAAATCGGTTATGGATGGATCTGTTGCCGTTTTGCTGTCTGCTGTCATGGGAGTCGGTGTTGCTTTTTCCGCTGTTTCAGTTTTGGTTGTCCAGGGAGCTTTGACAATCCTCTCCACTTATGTGGCACCCTATGTTGAGCAGCCCATGATCGATGCTGTTTCGGCTGTGGGAGGATTGCTTGTCATTATGATTGGGATTAATCTTCTCCATTTGAAGAAGATTAAAACCGCCAACTTCATGCCTGCTTTATTCCTGGTAATCCTGTTTCAGTTGGCAGATCCCTGGTTAGTCCGCTTTACGGGCTGA
- a CDS encoding glycogen/starch/alpha-glucan phosphorylase, translated as MMMREEINSGQLERLLNEENGILSGKDFILRLTSYMNQEMTLRKEETSSLDRKEDNRRLCYLSAEFLTGRLLHQNLLALGILDRVKELASRHNLNLTDVLEEECDPGLGNGGLGRLASCFLDSLVHLDLPATGYGICYRFGLFKQSLQDERQKEQPDNWRHEDLWGQENRSKCYRIPFGGSVDISCNESGELKFKLIPEFEILAISVDYPVSSTYNNRVQPLRLWKSEAPEGFDLDLFNRGDHGKAWKQINTAESLTAVLYPGDEAESGKKLRLKQQYFFVSASLQDMMAEFRETHDPHWTAFPDKYVIQLNDTHPVLAIPELMRLFLDQEGLSWEEAWNICTRVFAYTNHTVLEEALEKWPVSSLRELLPRIMLIIEEIQRRLEEESGTPSIIQNEYVHMAALAVYGSFSVNGVAALHSRLLTETVLKDWYIRFPQRFNNKTNGITHRRWLMQCNPALTNLINDLIGNEWQRKPHLLSGLNQYKDDSSVLERLGRIKQGNKELFNRWIHMEKGLNCPPHYLFDFQVKRIHEYKRQLLNILSILQKYRALKNNPDIQEIPHLFLMGGKAAPGYYMAKEIIHLACRCSSVINNDPLCRDKLQLLFLPGYNVTMGEKIFPASELSQQISTAGKEASGTGNMKFMMNGALTLGTMDGANIEIFKASGKENNIPFGMSSEEVVHYRKEYNPKTFIEGNQEIKALFQEIENGLLGNPDEFRDLLEHLFKEDPYLVLPELEAHTAAISKGERLYSDKQNWLQKSLMNIASSGIFSSDRTIGEYASDIWKLSARKAD; from the coding sequence ATGATGATGAGAGAAGAAATCAATTCGGGCCAGCTTGAAAGACTCCTGAATGAAGAAAACGGAATTCTCTCTGGGAAAGATTTTATTCTCAGACTGACATCCTATATGAACCAGGAAATGACCCTGAGGAAGGAAGAAACCTCCTCCCTGGATCGCAAAGAGGACAATAGAAGACTGTGCTATCTTTCTGCTGAATTTCTGACAGGTAGATTGCTCCACCAGAATCTATTGGCTTTGGGAATCCTGGACAGGGTAAAGGAACTGGCCTCCCGGCATAATCTGAACCTGACCGACGTCCTTGAAGAAGAATGTGACCCGGGCCTGGGAAACGGTGGGCTAGGTCGCCTGGCATCCTGTTTTCTTGACTCTCTTGTCCATCTGGATCTCCCTGCCACGGGATATGGTATTTGCTACCGCTTTGGCTTGTTCAAGCAAAGCCTGCAGGATGAAAGACAGAAGGAACAGCCTGATAACTGGCGACATGAAGACCTCTGGGGACAGGAGAATAGAAGTAAATGTTACCGGATTCCCTTTGGAGGATCTGTGGACATCAGCTGTAATGAATCTGGAGAATTGAAATTTAAACTTATTCCAGAATTTGAAATTCTTGCCATCTCGGTGGACTATCCTGTTTCTTCCACATACAACAATCGTGTCCAGCCCCTGAGACTCTGGAAATCCGAGGCCCCCGAGGGGTTTGATCTGGATCTCTTTAATCGTGGAGATCATGGAAAAGCCTGGAAGCAGATCAATACAGCAGAGTCTCTCACTGCTGTTCTCTACCCGGGTGATGAAGCAGAATCGGGAAAAAAACTCCGCCTCAAACAACAGTATTTTTTCGTGTCAGCCTCCCTGCAGGACATGATGGCAGAATTCAGAGAAACTCATGATCCCCATTGGACTGCCTTTCCTGATAAATATGTGATACAGCTGAATGACACCCACCCAGTACTGGCTATCCCGGAACTGATGAGACTCTTTCTGGATCAGGAAGGATTGTCCTGGGAGGAAGCGTGGAACATCTGCACAAGGGTTTTTGCCTACACCAACCATACCGTCCTGGAAGAAGCTCTTGAGAAATGGCCTGTCAGTTCTTTGAGAGAGCTCCTACCCCGCATTATGCTGATAATAGAGGAGATCCAAAGGCGTTTGGAAGAAGAATCCGGAACTCCTTCTATCATACAGAATGAGTATGTTCATATGGCGGCCCTGGCTGTTTATGGAAGTTTTTCGGTGAATGGAGTGGCCGCCCTCCATTCCAGACTCCTGACCGAAACGGTTCTAAAAGACTGGTATATCCGTTTCCCCCAACGCTTTAACAACAAGACAAATGGAATAACCCACCGCCGTTGGCTGATGCAGTGCAATCCGGCCCTCACGAACCTCATCAATGATCTCATAGGCAATGAGTGGCAAAGGAAACCGCATCTTCTCAGCGGTCTCAATCAATATAAAGATGATTCATCTGTCCTGGAAAGATTGGGCCGCATAAAACAGGGGAACAAGGAACTCTTCAACCGGTGGATTCACATGGAGAAGGGCTTAAACTGCCCCCCTCATTACCTTTTTGATTTTCAAGTAAAACGCATCCATGAATATAAAAGACAGCTCCTCAACATACTCTCTATCCTGCAAAAATACAGAGCTCTCAAAAATAATCCTGATATTCAGGAAATACCCCACCTCTTCCTTATGGGAGGCAAGGCTGCCCCAGGATATTACATGGCCAAGGAGATCATTCATCTGGCTTGCCGCTGTTCTTCAGTCATTAACAATGATCCCCTATGCCGGGACAAATTACAGCTCCTGTTCCTTCCAGGGTACAATGTGACCATGGGGGAGAAAATATTCCCTGCGTCAGAACTGTCCCAGCAGATATCAACGGCCGGCAAGGAAGCTTCCGGAACAGGAAATATGAAGTTTATGATGAATGGAGCGCTGACTCTAGGCACCATGGACGGAGCCAATATTGAGATTTTCAAAGCATCCGGCAAGGAAAATAATATCCCCTTTGGAATGAGTTCCGAAGAGGTCGTTCATTACAGAAAGGAATACAACCCTAAAACTTTCATAGAAGGAAATCAGGAAATAAAGGCTCTTTTTCAGGAAATAGAAAACGGACTTCTGGGTAATCCAGACGAATTCAGAGACCTTCTGGAACATCTATTTAAAGAAGATCCCTATCTTGTACTGCCAGAACTGGAGGCCCACACGGCAGCCATAAGCAAAGGAGAAAGGCTCTACTCGGACAAACAGAACTGGTTGCAGAAAAGCCTTATGAATATTGCGTCTTCGGGGATTTTTTCATCAGATAGAACCATAGGCGAATATGCCTCGGATATATGGAAACTCTCAGCCCGTAAAGCGGACTAA
- a CDS encoding homoserine dehydrogenase, whose translation MEEKGQYGVALVGCGIVGGGTARILTQDKTFLQERTGISLYLKYVTSRNYTNARSIGIPEDLYEQDYDKVLSDPDVFVVVELIGGLTDAKRIIIAALEAGKHVVTANKALMAHYGPELFALARKKNVTIGFEASCGGGIPIVKVITDGLLANKIEAMYGIVNGTCNHILTEMTEKGESYQQALKSAQEAGLAEADPTLDVTGMDSVHKLTILGSLAFGERVDLDSIPVTGIDTLDLYDIESGKELGYIMKLLAIGQKTDKGLALSVAPAFVHTVHPLARISGAFNAVSIYGHAVGHTMYMGRGAGSSPTASAVVSDIIATALGITSKAFETLNLWPDRTQKARQLAPEDLISRYYLRFMVKDRPGTVARISSILSSNGISITSLLQKEEAKDNIPLVMTTHEARAGAVTQALKEIENLEETVSAPIFIRIIEEHPESFL comes from the coding sequence ATGGAAGAAAAAGGTCAATACGGTGTAGCACTTGTTGGATGTGGAATAGTCGGAGGCGGAACAGCCAGAATCCTGACACAAGACAAAACATTCCTGCAGGAACGTACGGGCATCTCCCTGTACCTGAAATATGTGACAAGCAGAAACTACACCAATGCCAGGTCCATTGGAATTCCAGAAGACCTCTATGAACAGGATTACGACAAAGTTCTTTCAGATCCTGATGTTTTTGTAGTAGTGGAACTCATTGGTGGACTCACCGATGCCAAGAGGATAATCATAGCAGCCCTGGAAGCAGGGAAACATGTTGTGACCGCCAACAAAGCCCTTATGGCTCATTATGGACCGGAGCTATTTGCTCTGGCACGGAAAAAGAATGTGACCATAGGCTTCGAGGCCAGCTGCGGCGGCGGAATTCCTATCGTAAAAGTAATCACAGACGGTCTGTTGGCAAATAAAATCGAAGCGATGTACGGCATTGTCAATGGAACCTGTAACCATATCCTTACAGAAATGACCGAAAAAGGAGAGAGCTACCAGCAAGCCCTCAAATCGGCACAGGAAGCAGGACTTGCCGAAGCCGACCCCACACTGGATGTTACCGGTATGGACTCGGTTCATAAGCTCACCATTCTCGGGTCCCTCGCCTTTGGAGAAAGGGTAGACCTGGATTCCATCCCCGTAACAGGAATCGACACCCTGGATCTTTATGATATTGAGTCGGGAAAAGAACTGGGATACATCATGAAGCTGTTAGCCATAGGACAGAAAACAGACAAGGGTCTTGCCTTGAGTGTTGCTCCGGCATTTGTTCATACTGTTCATCCACTGGCCAGAATTTCCGGAGCCTTTAATGCGGTCAGTATTTACGGCCATGCCGTAGGCCATACCATGTATATGGGACGGGGTGCCGGTAGCTCTCCCACGGCCTCCGCAGTTGTCTCTGATATCATTGCCACTGCTCTGGGAATCACATCCAAAGCGTTCGAAACGCTCAATTTGTGGCCAGATAGGACCCAGAAAGCCAGGCAGCTGGCTCCAGAAGACCTGATAAGCCGCTATTACCTGAGATTCATGGTCAAGGACAGACCCGGAACTGTGGCTCGTATCAGTTCAATCCTAAGCAGCAATGGAATCAGCATCACGTCACTCCTTCAGAAAGAAGAAGCCAAAGATAACATTCCTCTGGTTATGACAACTCATGAAGCCAGAGCCGGAGCAGTGACCCAGGCCTTAAAAGAAATCGAAAATCTGGAAGAGACCGTCAGTGCTCCCATATTCATACGTATTATAGAAGAGCATCCAGAATCATTCCTCTAA
- a CDS encoding penicillin-binding protein activator LpoB, with translation MMKRLLPLGIILLVLSGCASTKVSRISSDEVIDLSGRWNDTDSRLTAEEIVADVLSRPWLDDFLASNGEKPVLIVGTVSNKSSEHIEVLTFIKDIEKELINSGRIRFVANKEERQEVREEREDQQSNATEATAKALASETGADFMLQGVITSITDAVDGEKVIKYQVAMELIHLENNEKVWIGSNEVKKFIKQSKSNW, from the coding sequence ATGATGAAACGCTTACTTCCCCTGGGCATCATACTGCTTGTATTATCCGGTTGTGCCTCCACCAAGGTCAGCAGGATTTCTTCCGATGAAGTCATTGATTTGAGTGGACGCTGGAATGATACAGATTCCAGACTAACCGCCGAGGAAATTGTAGCCGATGTCCTTTCGCGCCCTTGGTTAGATGATTTTTTGGCTTCAAACGGTGAAAAACCAGTTCTTATCGTTGGGACTGTCAGTAACAAGAGCTCTGAACATATCGAAGTTCTGACTTTCATCAAAGACATAGAAAAAGAGCTGATAAACAGCGGCCGTATCCGTTTTGTGGCCAACAAAGAAGAACGACAGGAAGTCAGAGAAGAGCGGGAAGACCAGCAGTCCAATGCTACTGAAGCGACCGCAAAGGCTTTGGCTTCAGAAACAGGTGCTGACTTTATGCTTCAGGGTGTCATCACATCCATCACAGACGCTGTGGATGGAGAAAAAGTCATCAAGTATCAGGTCGCCATGGAATTGATCCATCTCGAAAATAATGAAAAAGTATGGATTGGATCCAATGAAGTAAAGAAGTTTATTAAACAGTCAAAGTCAAATTGGTAG
- a CDS encoding LPP20 family lipoprotein, which translates to MKFKKIITAIILTGLLISCATGGSGSGGRKIPDWVNDKHSVYPDDKYLVEIGEGTSLKSAKQNGQTSLARIFRTTIKVDSTVSTRYKDLSDGKTILESQMETTSDESITQLSDETLINVHFGESWTSSEGRVYVVAYIDRMETANIYRQRIDQDATRANLFISQSEGQEDLLRRYGFLDAAIVMDRSIQALREQLEIIYQPFARAVLLPYSPEELRSLHADTAENMVFMIRVDGDENGKVGDVVAQVLNNRGFSVSAETARLSVTGRIAMEEVLLNNDYKNLRWNLFMEMRNEKGDMVVTMDEQQRETAISLQEAEARAYRSMEKVLNEKFIGALESYFDSYAGS; encoded by the coding sequence ATGAAATTCAAAAAAATCATCACGGCTATCATTCTTACAGGACTGCTGATTTCCTGTGCAACAGGTGGTTCGGGCAGTGGTGGACGAAAAATTCCTGATTGGGTCAATGACAAACACAGCGTCTATCCTGATGATAAATATTTGGTGGAAATCGGCGAGGGGACTTCTCTAAAGAGTGCCAAACAGAATGGTCAGACTTCATTGGCCAGAATCTTTAGAACGACAATTAAGGTCGATAGTACTGTCAGTACCCGTTACAAGGATCTTTCCGATGGGAAGACCATCCTTGAATCCCAGATGGAAACAACCTCTGATGAGTCTATCACACAGCTTTCAGATGAGACCCTTATCAATGTTCATTTTGGAGAATCTTGGACCAGTTCAGAAGGGCGTGTGTATGTTGTCGCCTATATTGACCGGATGGAAACCGCAAACATCTACCGACAGAGAATTGATCAGGATGCCACCAGGGCTAATCTGTTTATCAGCCAATCTGAAGGTCAGGAGGACCTCCTGAGACGCTACGGTTTTCTGGATGCTGCCATTGTCATGGACCGGTCAATTCAGGCTTTGAGGGAACAGTTGGAGATCATTTATCAGCCCTTTGCCAGGGCCGTCTTGCTCCCCTATAGCCCTGAAGAGCTTCGTTCCCTGCATGCAGATACGGCAGAAAATATGGTCTTCATGATTCGAGTGGATGGGGATGAAAACGGTAAAGTCGGAGATGTGGTTGCTCAGGTCCTAAACAATCGCGGATTTTCTGTTTCAGCAGAAACTGCCAGGCTCTCTGTGACAGGACGTATCGCTATGGAAGAAGTTCTGCTGAATAATGATTACAAGAATCTCAGATGGAATCTCTTTATGGAAATGCGCAATGAGAAAGGGGATATGGTTGTCACAATGGATGAACAGCAACGTGAAACAGCCATCTCTTTGCAAGAGGCAGAAGCACGGGCTTACAGATCTATGGAAAAGGTTCTGAATGAAAAGTTTATCGGTGCTTTAGAATCCTATTTTGACAGTTACGCCGGTAGTTGA
- a CDS encoding LysM peptidoglycan-binding domain-containing protein, with protein MNKKILFTLLFLSLFIVMSCKTAPEPVEEPVEEAVPEEVMEEPVVESGQTLTPVVEVKPETPEVQPVSREELALARQALERAEMVEASRFAPDLMASGYSDLKEAVNLSESDPDAARLLLAGVKEKAEKAFNMGRDGLKAEAYASLESMKTKLLDIKADKYSPDPYNQVLDQFALTKKEIDAENLMEAKKAMALSKTKANNLYKILDENIRWIEILERDTETYLNEAEAEEAYLWADAEFNQAGYQLSQGMIQFRQFDLKGSEATLKEAKFRAKNTLYLTRVRKQQAENDARLMQVQMELEEASTLKIQTETGEIKEASPWSGTDYLNQNPLMDAKADDYETEDSELVEYDLTQVIEEEEEEMMPPEEGVSTLLEKAKVLWQEAITERNAGNFGKSKELLSQAEAYISAYKANAVGKTYTVVYRKVKTDCLWRISEYKEIYDDPFLWPKIWQRNQKSIPNPDLIYPGQVLIIPPVE; from the coding sequence ATGAACAAGAAAATCCTGTTTACTTTATTATTTCTTTCTCTGTTTATCGTAATGTCATGTAAAACAGCCCCGGAACCAGTAGAGGAACCGGTTGAAGAAGCCGTCCCTGAAGAGGTTATGGAAGAACCCGTTGTAGAAAGCGGACAAACCCTGACCCCTGTGGTAGAAGTGAAACCGGAAACTCCGGAAGTTCAACCAGTTTCCCGTGAGGAACTGGCTCTGGCACGTCAGGCACTGGAACGGGCTGAAATGGTCGAAGCGTCACGTTTTGCGCCGGACCTCATGGCAAGCGGGTACTCAGATCTTAAAGAAGCTGTAAATCTATCAGAAAGTGATCCGGATGCAGCCCGCCTCTTATTGGCAGGAGTGAAGGAAAAGGCTGAGAAAGCCTTTAACATGGGACGTGACGGCCTCAAGGCTGAAGCCTATGCCTCCCTGGAAAGCATGAAAACAAAACTGTTGGACATCAAGGCTGATAAATACAGTCCCGACCCATACAATCAGGTTTTGGATCAGTTTGCCCTGACAAAAAAGGAAATTGATGCCGAAAATCTCATGGAAGCCAAAAAAGCAATGGCTCTTTCAAAAACAAAAGCCAACAATCTGTATAAGATTCTTGATGAGAACATCCGATGGATTGAGATACTTGAAAGGGATACCGAAACCTACTTGAATGAAGCCGAAGCTGAAGAAGCCTATTTGTGGGCGGATGCTGAATTTAATCAGGCTGGCTATCAGCTTTCACAGGGTATGATCCAATTTCGTCAGTTCGATCTAAAAGGCAGTGAAGCCACCTTGAAAGAAGCAAAATTCAGAGCCAAGAATACCTTGTATCTAACGAGAGTCAGAAAACAGCAGGCTGAAAATGATGCCAGATTGATGCAGGTTCAAATGGAGCTTGAAGAAGCCTCCACACTGAAGATCCAGACAGAAACAGGAGAAATAAAAGAAGCATCTCCCTGGTCCGGAACGGATTATCTGAATCAAAATCCCCTGATGGATGCAAAAGCCGACGATTATGAAACCGAAGATTCTGAACTCGTAGAATATGACCTGACTCAGGTCATCGAAGAGGAAGAAGAAGAGATGATGCCTCCTGAAGAGGGTGTATCCACACTGTTGGAGAAGGCAAAAGTTCTCTGGCAGGAAGCCATTACCGAAAGAAATGCTGGTAACTTTGGAAAATCCAAAGAGCTTCTTTCTCAGGCCGAAGCCTACATCAGTGCCTATAAGGCGAATGCCGTTGGGAAGACCTATACTGTCGTCTATAGAAAAGTGAAGACCGACTGTCTCTGGAGGATATCTGAATACAAAGAGATCTACGATGATCCATTCCTCTGGCCAAAGATTTGGCAGCGGAATCAGAAATCGATCCCTAATCCGGATCTAATATATCCAGGACAGGTATTAATCATACCTCCTGTAGAATAA
- the rhaM gene encoding L-rhamnose mutarotase, whose protein sequence is MKRFAFKMKLKPGYADEYKKRHDALWPELKTLIKSTGVSDYSIYLDEETNTLFGVQKIAGESGSQDLGSDPIVQKWWSYMADIMETNLDNSPVTIPLKEVFHLD, encoded by the coding sequence ATGAAGCGTTTTGCTTTTAAAATGAAACTGAAACCAGGATATGCAGACGAATATAAGAAAAGACATGATGCACTATGGCCTGAATTGAAAACTTTGATTAAAAGCACAGGAGTTTCGGATTACTCTATCTATCTTGATGAAGAAACCAACACTCTTTTCGGCGTACAGAAGATTGCAGGAGAGTCAGGTTCTCAAGACCTGGGCTCTGATCCTATCGTCCAGAAATGGTGGTCATATATGGCGGATATTATGGAAACAAACCTGGACAATTCTCCTGTTACCATTCCTTTGAAGGAAGTGTTTCACTTAGATTGA